A segment of the Streptomyces sp. ITFR-21 genome:
CTTCACCTCGGTGCCGGTCAGCACCAGGCCGGCCTCGAAGGTGTCGAGGATGTGGTAGTCGTGCCGCGCCTTCTTGTTCTGCGCGATCATCTTGCGACCCGTCTCTTTTGCCATAGCCGGGCCATTGTCCCACTACGAGGGCGCCCCGAGGCCAGCGAACACCTCGCGGCTGTCGGCGACCGGGTCCTGCCCGGCCGGGACCTGGACGTCCGGGGTGATGCCCCGGCCGTCGACACCCCGGCCGCCGGGCAGGTCGTAGTGCCCCACCGTCAGCTCGGCCACCGAGCCGTCCGGCAGCGTGCTGGGCATCTGCACCGAGCCCTTGCCGAAGGTCCGCGAGCCGATGACGACCGCCCGGCCGCGGTCCTGGAGCGCCCCGGCCAGCATTTCGGCGGCGCTCATCGTGCCGCCGTCGACCAGCACCACCAGCGGCACGGACGTGTCGCCGCCCGGGGCCGCGAACAGCGCCTGCTGCCGCCCGTGTACGTCGTAGGTGGCGACGAGGCCGCCGTCGAGGAAGACCGAGGCGACATCGACGGCCTCGGCGACCAGCCCGCCGGAGTTGCCGCGCAGGTCCAGCAGGACGCCGTGCCGCGCACCCCTGGCCGCCGCCTGGACCTGCGCGCCGACGCCGGTCGAGAACGCGTCGACCTTGACGACGGTCGGCCCCGGCCGCTCATCGCTCACGGTGACCGCCTCGGTGGCCAGGGTGGCCCGCCGCACGGTGACCTTCCAGTGGTGCCGCCCGCGCTCGACACCGAGGGTGACCCTGCTGCCGGGTACGTCCTCGCCGTCGTTGTCGCCGCGCAGGTCCGCGACGACCTCGGTGACGGCGAGGCCGGTACACCCGACGCCGTCGACGGCGGCGAGCACGTCGCCGACCCGCAGGCCGGCGCGGGCGGCCGGGCTGCCGTCCTGTACGCGGGCGACCTGGATCCGCCCGCCGTCCCCCCGCCGCACCCACAGGCCGACGCCCACGTAGCGGCCGTCGAGCGCCTGCCGCAGGCCCGCGTACTCCTGGGCGGTGTAGAACGAGGACCAGCGGTCTCCACTGCGGCTGACGAGCTTCTGCACGGTCTCCGGGGCGAGCTCGCCGTCCTGGATCTCCTGGGCGATGCGGCCGGTGTCGAGGACCGCGGGGGGTGCGGCGGCCCTGCCCGCGCTCCCTTTGCCGTCCCCGGCGCCGGGTGCCCCGGCGGTGTCCCGGCCGCGGGACGGCGCGGGTCGGCCCGCGCTCCGGTCGGCACCGGCCCCCGTACCGGCCGCGGCGGCGATCCGGGTGGCGGGGCCGCGCTGCGCCGGCACGGTCAGGCTGCCCGCCGCCGCGCCCGTCGCCAGCATGGTGCCGAACACCAACGTCAAGGTCGCCCCGCGGCGGATGCGGCGGGGCGTCCCGAACAGCAACGGGCCGGACATGGCGGGAAGTCTAGGCCAGAAACGGGCGCGGTACGGAAAGTCGCGACGACACCGGACAAGGGCCGTCCGCGGCCGTGGGGTGCCCCGCCGCGGCGCCCGCGGCGGGACCCGCCGAAGCACCTCCGCAGGCCGCGCCCGGCCGGATCCGGCGGGCCGCGCCGGACCGGATCCCCCTGCGGTGCCGGGTCAGACCCGCAGATAGCGCCGCAGCGCGACGAACGCGGCGACGGCCGGCATGATCACGCCGATCAGCAGCACCAGCGGCAGCACCCCGAACACCGGGCCCCAGCCGAGGAAGGACACCGAGGTGATCTTGTCCTGGAGTCTGAGGCCGGAGTCGATCAGGAAGTACCTGCCGCTGAGCAGCATCACGCAGGCCAGCCCCGCGCCGACGAGTCCCGCGAACGCGGCCTCCATGATGAACGGCATCTGGATGTAGAAGCTGGACGCGCCGACCAGCCGCATGATGCCGGTCTCCCGGCGGCGGCTGAACGCCGAGACGCGGACGGTGTTCACGATCAGCAGCATGGCCACGGTGAGCATGAAGGCGAGCACCACGTACGCGACCCTGGTCATGCCGTTCAGCAGTCCGAACAGGCTCTCCAGCACCGCCCGCTGGTCCTCGACGGACTGCACCCCCGGGTGCCCGGTGAAGGCGCTGGCGATGACGCCGAACTTGGTCGGATCCTTGAGTTTGATCCGGTAGTTCTCCTGCATCTGGTCCGGCGTGATCGAGCTGTACAGCGGCGAGTTCTTGAACTGCTCCTGGGCGTGCTTGTACGCCTCCTCGGAGGACTCGTAGTAGACCTTCTCCACCACCGGCAGCTTCTTTATGTCGGCGAGGATGCCGGCCTTCTGGTCATCGGTCACCGCACCCCTGCCGCAGTTGGGCGTCGTCACCGCGTCGCCCTTGTTGCACATGTAGATGGTGACCTGGACCTTGTCGTACCAGTAGCCCTTCATCGCGTCGACCTGCTTGTTGGCGAGCAGGGCGCCACCGGTGAGGGCGAGCGAGAGCGCCACGGAGATGATGACGGCGAAGGTCATCGTGAGATTGCGGCGGAGACCGACGCCGATCTCCGACAGGACGAACTGGACGCGCATGGTGCCAAGTTCCTTTCAGGGGGCTGGTGCGTACGGCAGGCAGTCAGTGCTGGTAGCCGTAGACACCGCGCGACTGGTCGCGCACCAGTCGCCCCTTATCAAGTTCGATGACGCGCTTGCGCATCTGGTCGACGATGTTCTGGTCGTGGGTGGCCATCACCACGGTGGTGCCGGTCCGGTTGATCCGGTCCAGCAGCCGCATGATGCCGACCGAGGTCTGCGGGTCGAGGTTGCCGGTCGGCTCGTCGGCGATCAGCAGCATCGGGCGGTTGACGAAGGCGCGGGCAATGGCCACGCGCTGCTGCTCACCGCCGGACAGCTCGCCGGGCATCCGCTCCTCCTTGCCGGCCAGGCCGACCAGGTCGAGCACCTCGGGCACCGTCTTGCGGATGGTGCCGCGCGGCTTGCCGATCACTTCCAGGGCGAACGCCACGTTCTCACCGACGGTCTTGTTGGGCAGCAGCCGGAAGTCCTGGAAGACCGTGCCCAGCTGGCGCCGCATGTGCGGGACCTTCCAGTTGGAGAGCTTGGCCAGGTCCTTGCCGAGCACGTGCACCATGCCGGTGTCCGTACGCTCCTCGCGCAGCACCAGCCGCAGGAAGGTCGACTTCCCGGAGCCCGACGAGCCCACCAGGAAGACGAACTCACCCTTCTCGATCTCCAGCGAGACGTCCCGCAGGGCAGGACGGTTCTGCTTGGGGTAGGTCTTGGTGACGCTGTCGAATCGAATCACGTTCGCACCAGGTTTGCGGGGTCGGCGGACAGGGGATGTGGGGGCGACACTACGCGACCGCGAGGAGGCCGCGCAGTCGCCGCCCCAGGTTGGTGGCCTTGCCCACAGGGCATCCACGGACAAACCCGTCATTGTTCCCGCGGGGTTTCCCCGCCGTTTCCCCGCGGCGCCCGGTGCCGCCCCACCGCGGCCGGTGCCACGGCGGCACGGCGCCCGCCGGGGCACCCGTCCGGCACCCGTCACGCACGTTCCGGGGGCGCCGAATCCGGTGGAACCTGGCACAGTGGGAGATGCGTGTACATGCAGAGCAGGACACGCAGTGATCGGGCGGCGATCGGCGGCGGGCCCGCGGAGTAGGTCCGTGCCGCCGAGGGAACGATGTCCGCACCGGGGGCGTTCACCGGACGGAGGAGGAGATCGCATGACGTGCGACCGACTGGTGTGTGCGAATTGCGCCGGCCCGGTGAGCGAGGGCCGCTGCCCCGTCTGCCGCGCCAGCCGCGCCCGCATGGAACGCGAGAATCCCTGGTCCTCGATCTCCCCCGCGGCCCTCATAGCCTTCCTGGTCGCCCTGCTGGCCGTCGTCCTGGTCGTGGAGCACGCGACGGCCTAGGGCCCGCCGGGCGGATCGCCGCGGCGCAGAGCGCCCGGCGGGCACATCACCCGCCTGTTTTCCCGCAGGATCGGCAAGAAGCCGGGGTCCGGGGCGCGTTGGGCGTCCCGGGCCCCGGCTCACGCGTCGGCGGCCGGACCTGTGGTCAGGCGGCGTCGCCGCGGCCGGCCAGGCGCGGGGTCAGGCGGAAGCCGATACCACCCGCGATCAGTGTGGCGGCGCCGAGGACGAGGTACGTGGTGCCGCGGGAGCCGGTCTCGGCGAGCTGGCTGGTGGTCGCGCCCTGCGGGACCTGCTGGGTGTTGTCGGTGCCGGGGGCGTTGTTCCCGCAGTCGACGCTGTCGCCCGTCAGGGTGCAGGTGTTGCCGTTGCCGCCACTGGTCGAGGAGCCCCCGGTGGTGGACGTGCCGCCGGTGGTCGACGTGCCGCCCGTGGTCGACGAACCCCCGGTCGTGCCGGACCCGCCGGTGGTGGACGTCCCGCCCGTGGTCGACGTGCCGCCGTCGGTCGTGGTCGCACCGCCGTCGGTCGTCGTCGCACCGCCGTCCGTCGTGGTCGCACCGCCGTCCGTGGTCGACGTGCCGCCGTCGGTCGTGGTCGCACCGCCGTCCGTCGTGGTCGCACCGCCGTCGGTCGTCGTCGCACCGCCGTCCGTGGTCGTCGCACCGCCGTCGGTCGTGGTCGCACCGCCGTCCGTGGTCGTCGCACCGCCGTCGGTCGTCGTCGCACCGCCGTCCGTGGTCGTCGCACCGCCGTCCGTGGTCGTCGCACCGCCGTCGGTCGTCGTCGCACCGCCGTCCGTGGTGTCGCCGCCACTGGTGACCCCGCTGATCGCACCCGTCGGCTCGTCGTCCAGCGCCTGGATCTGGAGATGGGCACTGCTGGTGCTGACCGCCTGCGCCGCACCCACGGCCGTAAGGGAGACGCCCGCCACGATCACGGCGGTCGAGGCTATGCGGATCACGCGCAGCCGTGTCTTGCGGTTGCTCATGAGTCAAGTACCCCCAGTAGATGTCTGCTTCAGGCTGCGCGGCCATAAAGGAGTGCGGTGCCGCTGGGAGGTCCGGTGCGCGCCCGCCCCCGTGCGCTGACGCCTCGATCGTGCGC
Coding sequences within it:
- a CDS encoding S41 family peptidase; the protein is MSGPLLFGTPRRIRRGATLTLVFGTMLATGAAAGSLTVPAQRGPATRIAAAAGTGAGADRSAGRPAPSRGRDTAGAPGAGDGKGSAGRAAAPPAVLDTGRIAQEIQDGELAPETVQKLVSRSGDRWSSFYTAQEYAGLRQALDGRYVGVGLWVRRGDGGRIQVARVQDGSPAARAGLRVGDVLAAVDGVGCTGLAVTEVVADLRGDNDGEDVPGSRVTLGVERGRHHWKVTVRRATLATEAVTVSDERPGPTVVKVDAFSTGVGAQVQAAARGARHGVLLDLRGNSGGLVAEAVDVASVFLDGGLVATYDVHGRQQALFAAPGGDTSVPLVVLVDGGTMSAAEMLAGALQDRGRAVVIGSRTFGKGSVQMPSTLPDGSVAELTVGHYDLPGGRGVDGRGITPDVQVPAGQDPVADSREVFAGLGAPS
- the ftsX gene encoding permease-like cell division protein FtsX, translated to MRVQFVLSEIGVGLRRNLTMTFAVIISVALSLALTGGALLANKQVDAMKGYWYDKVQVTIYMCNKGDAVTTPNCGRGAVTDDQKAGILADIKKLPVVEKVYYESSEEAYKHAQEQFKNSPLYSSITPDQMQENYRIKLKDPTKFGVIASAFTGHPGVQSVEDQRAVLESLFGLLNGMTRVAYVVLAFMLTVAMLLIVNTVRVSAFSRRRETGIMRLVGASSFYIQMPFIMEAAFAGLVGAGLACVMLLSGRYFLIDSGLRLQDKITSVSFLGWGPVFGVLPLVLLIGVIMPAVAAFVALRRYLRV
- the ftsE gene encoding cell division ATP-binding protein FtsE: MIRFDSVTKTYPKQNRPALRDVSLEIEKGEFVFLVGSSGSGKSTFLRLVLREERTDTGMVHVLGKDLAKLSNWKVPHMRRQLGTVFQDFRLLPNKTVGENVAFALEVIGKPRGTIRKTVPEVLDLVGLAGKEERMPGELSGGEQQRVAIARAFVNRPMLLIADEPTGNLDPQTSVGIMRLLDRINRTGTTVVMATHDQNIVDQMRKRVIELDKGRLVRDQSRGVYGYQH